The Ascaphus truei isolate aAscTru1 chromosome 3, aAscTru1.hap1, whole genome shotgun sequence genome includes a region encoding these proteins:
- the TAB3 gene encoding TGF-beta-activated kinase 1 and MAP3K7-binding protein 3 isoform X4 yields MAQSSQHLDIQVLHDLQQRFPEIPRDVVSQCMLQNNNNLDACCRALAQESSKYLYMEYHNLDETRMNSNLLHINLGIHPSTNYQAGDGAQVNGRTLVHSSSDGHIDPQRTSGKQLICLVQEPHSAPAVVTASPNYNPFFLNDQSRNIATPPPQPLQQSGVNTSAMQAPPPTYMHIPRYSTNPITVTVSQNLPSGHNVPRALQILPQVQSNPYGTPSSIYIRQSSQSSPGRQAPQNTPWPSSQQIPLPHYSPCPLPVYPPQCYQPTPYSSKQPQIPQSAFRSPPTSQCTSPYNSPQHQVQPNHMSHQTSHAFVSPSPPTVPPHPYQQAPPAYPKQTSHSVSYLPYGPGLNKGSMNKIEITVETPQRPGTAMNRSPSPINNQCSQRSQHSVYSSTTRSCSPSRGISGQPKAVPYSVNPLYITYTQPPTTTGSPNPSPRVLVSQSNPTVFKITVGRAPAENLLNIVDQEQHPGAPEPIQPISVMPNAGGDKGVPKYKRSCSSGSDDYAYTQALLLHQRARMERLAKELKLEKEELEMLKAEVNGMEHDLMQRRLRRVSCTTSIPTPEEMTRLRSLNRQLQINVDCTLKEVDLLQSRVVFS; encoded by the exons ATGGCGCAGAGCAGTCAGCATCTTGACATCCAGGTATTACATGATCTTCAACAGCGCTTCCCTGAGATTCCACGGGATGTGGTGTCTCAGTGCATGCTGCAG AACAACAACAACCTTGATGCTTGCTGCAGAGCCCTTGCACAAGAGAGCAGCAAATACCTTTATATGGAGTATCACAACTTGGATGAAACAAGAATGAACAGTAATCTTTTGCACATTAACCTTGGTATCCATCCAAGTACTAATTACCAGGCAGGTGATGGGGCTCAGGTAAACGGTCGCACACTGGTTCACAGTTCGAGTGATGGGCACATCGATCCACAACGCACTTCAGGCAAGCAACTTATTTGTTTGGTTCAAGAGCCCCATTCTGCCCCAGCTGTTGTGACAGCTTCTCCGAATTACAATCCATTCTTCTTGAACGACCAGAGCCGGAACATTGCAACCCCACCACCGCAACCTCTTCAGCAGTCGGGTGTCAACACGTCTGCTATGCAAGCCCCTCCGCCAACATATATGCACATACCTCGCTATAGTACAAATCCTATAACCGTAACCGTGTCACAAAATCTACCCTCTGGTCACAATGTGCCCAGAGCTTTACAGATACTTCCTCAAGTTCAAAGCAATCCCTATGGGACTCCTAGTTCTATATACATTAGACAGTCGTCGCAAAGTTCTCCAGGTAGGCAGGCCCCACAGAACACGCCGTGGCCTTCCTCCCAGCAGATTCCTCTTCCTCATTACAGTCCTTGTCCTCTTCCTGTTTATCCTCCTCAATGTTATCAACCTACACCGTATTCTTCTAAACAGCCACAGATTCCTCAGTCTGCTTTTCGATCCCCACCTACATCTCAGTGCACGTCTCCTTATAATTCACCACAGCATCAAGTGCAACCCAACCACATGAGCCACCAGACTTCCCATGCGTTTGTGTCACCCAGTCCACCAACTGTTCCACCTCACCCTTATCAACAAGCACCCCCTGCCTATCCAAAGCAGACTAGCCATTCAGTATCGTATCTTCCCTATGGACCTGGTCTGAACAAGGGATCTATGAACAAGATAGAAATCACTGTTGAAACGCCACAGAGACCTGGGACAGCAATGAATAGAAGTCCTTCGCCAATAAATAATCAATGTTCCCAAAGGAGTCAACATTCTGTGTATTCATCTACTACACGTTCATGCTCACCTTCCAGAGGGATATCTGGCCAACCAAAGGCCGTTCCGTACAGTGTTAACCCattatatattacatacacacagccacccACCACCACGGGCTCTCCAAACCCTTCTCCGCGTGTCTTGGTGTCACAGTCCAACCCAACTGTTTTTAAAATTACTGTCGGACGTGCTCCTGCTGAAAATCTTTTAAATATTGTGGACCAAGAGCAGCATCCTGGGGCACCAGAGCCTATACAACCCATTTCCGTAATGCCAAATGCAGGTGGAGATAAAGGAGTCCCTAAATATAAGAGAAGCTGCAGTTCTGGCTCCGATGATTATGCCTATACTCaag CCTTACTATTACATCAACGGGCAAGAATGGAAAGATTGGCTAAAGAGCTGAAACTTGAGAAGGAGGAGCTGGAGATGCTGAAAGCGGAAGTTAATGGAATGGAGCATGATCTCATGCAAAGACGCCTCAGAAGAGTGAGCTGTACAACATCAATTCCAACT CCAGAAGAAATGACCAGATTGAGAAGCCTAAACAGGCAGCTCCAAATTAATGTAGACTGTACTCTGAAAGAAGTTGACTTGCTTCAGTCGAGAG TTGTGTTTTCCTAG
- the TAB3 gene encoding TGF-beta-activated kinase 1 and MAP3K7-binding protein 3 isoform X3, with product MAQSSQHLDIQVLHDLQQRFPEIPRDVVSQCMLQNNNNLDACCRALAQESSKYLYMEYHNLDETRMNSNLLHINLGIHPSTNYQAGDGAQVNGRTLVHSSSDGHIDPQRTSGKQLICLVQEPHSAPAVVTASPNYNPFFLNDQSRNIATPPPQPLQQSGVNTSAMQAPPPTYMHIPRYSTNPITVTVSQNLPSGHNVPRALQILPQVQSNPYGTPSSIYIRQSSQSSPGRQAPQNTPWPSSQQIPLPHYSPCPLPVYPPQCYQPTPYSSKQPQIPQSAFRSPPTSQCTSPYNSPQHQVQPNHMSHQTSHAFVSPSPPTVPPHPYQQAPPAYPKQTSHSVSYLPYGPGLNKGSMNKIEITVETPQRPGTAMNRSPSPINNQCSQRSQHSVYSSTTRSCSPSRGISGQPKAVPYSVNPLYITYTQPPTTTGSPNPSPRVLVSQSNPTVFKITVGRAPAENLLNIVDQEQHPGAPEPIQPISVMPNAGGDKGVPKYKRSCSSGSDDYAYTQALLLHQRARMERLAKELKLEKEELEMLKAEVNGMEHDLMQRRLRRVSCTTSIPTPEEMTRLRSLNRQLQINVDCTLKEVDLLQSRGMGKLDLKAMSNFYDNLAPGPAVPPNTCKKANYAVIICQTKHNGKTLDEQSLPAYRTVYKRD from the exons ATGGCGCAGAGCAGTCAGCATCTTGACATCCAGGTATTACATGATCTTCAACAGCGCTTCCCTGAGATTCCACGGGATGTGGTGTCTCAGTGCATGCTGCAG AACAACAACAACCTTGATGCTTGCTGCAGAGCCCTTGCACAAGAGAGCAGCAAATACCTTTATATGGAGTATCACAACTTGGATGAAACAAGAATGAACAGTAATCTTTTGCACATTAACCTTGGTATCCATCCAAGTACTAATTACCAGGCAGGTGATGGGGCTCAGGTAAACGGTCGCACACTGGTTCACAGTTCGAGTGATGGGCACATCGATCCACAACGCACTTCAGGCAAGCAACTTATTTGTTTGGTTCAAGAGCCCCATTCTGCCCCAGCTGTTGTGACAGCTTCTCCGAATTACAATCCATTCTTCTTGAACGACCAGAGCCGGAACATTGCAACCCCACCACCGCAACCTCTTCAGCAGTCGGGTGTCAACACGTCTGCTATGCAAGCCCCTCCGCCAACATATATGCACATACCTCGCTATAGTACAAATCCTATAACCGTAACCGTGTCACAAAATCTACCCTCTGGTCACAATGTGCCCAGAGCTTTACAGATACTTCCTCAAGTTCAAAGCAATCCCTATGGGACTCCTAGTTCTATATACATTAGACAGTCGTCGCAAAGTTCTCCAGGTAGGCAGGCCCCACAGAACACGCCGTGGCCTTCCTCCCAGCAGATTCCTCTTCCTCATTACAGTCCTTGTCCTCTTCCTGTTTATCCTCCTCAATGTTATCAACCTACACCGTATTCTTCTAAACAGCCACAGATTCCTCAGTCTGCTTTTCGATCCCCACCTACATCTCAGTGCACGTCTCCTTATAATTCACCACAGCATCAAGTGCAACCCAACCACATGAGCCACCAGACTTCCCATGCGTTTGTGTCACCCAGTCCACCAACTGTTCCACCTCACCCTTATCAACAAGCACCCCCTGCCTATCCAAAGCAGACTAGCCATTCAGTATCGTATCTTCCCTATGGACCTGGTCTGAACAAGGGATCTATGAACAAGATAGAAATCACTGTTGAAACGCCACAGAGACCTGGGACAGCAATGAATAGAAGTCCTTCGCCAATAAATAATCAATGTTCCCAAAGGAGTCAACATTCTGTGTATTCATCTACTACACGTTCATGCTCACCTTCCAGAGGGATATCTGGCCAACCAAAGGCCGTTCCGTACAGTGTTAACCCattatatattacatacacacagccacccACCACCACGGGCTCTCCAAACCCTTCTCCGCGTGTCTTGGTGTCACAGTCCAACCCAACTGTTTTTAAAATTACTGTCGGACGTGCTCCTGCTGAAAATCTTTTAAATATTGTGGACCAAGAGCAGCATCCTGGGGCACCAGAGCCTATACAACCCATTTCCGTAATGCCAAATGCAGGTGGAGATAAAGGAGTCCCTAAATATAAGAGAAGCTGCAGTTCTGGCTCCGATGATTATGCCTATACTCaag CCTTACTATTACATCAACGGGCAAGAATGGAAAGATTGGCTAAAGAGCTGAAACTTGAGAAGGAGGAGCTGGAGATGCTGAAAGCGGAAGTTAATGGAATGGAGCATGATCTCATGCAAAGACGCCTCAGAAGAGTGAGCTGTACAACATCAATTCCAACT CCAGAAGAAATGACCAGATTGAGAAGCCTAAACAGGCAGCTCCAAATTAATGTAGACTGTACTCTGAAAGAAGTTGACTTGCTTCAGTCGAGAG GAATGGGAAAGCTTGACCTGAAAGCAATGAGTAACTTTTATGACAACTTGGCTCCTGGTCCTGCTGTACCCCCTAACACATGTAAAAAAG CAAATTATGCTGTCATCATTTGCCAGACAAAACATAACGGGAAAACTCTGGATGAACAATCTCTCCCTGCGTATAGAACAGTTTACAAAAGAGATTAG